AAGGCACATAACACAACAAAAACTACCTTAACGTAATTAATTGAATCGTATTGAAATTCGTCATAGAACAcacaaaaagtaaaagtaaaacaTAATACAGTCGCTCTGTTGTGCCACAGGAGACGTGGAACTAGCATACGGAGTTATGTCTGTGGCAGATGCCGAAGGGGCCATAAATCTAGTAGAGACGAATGGAACGGCATATACTAACCTTCATGCTATATGGTCTGTGCCTTCGGTCTGTCAGGTCCCAAAGGGACAAGTCGTCCTCTCCCATGTTGTAGAGCGCAAACCTCTTGCGTTCATCGCTTATCCTTGAGGCTTCAAGACCCTTGCTTCTGTCAACGGCCAGCATCGGTGCCATGGCAGCGATGTTCTTTCGGATAGGGGCGTCCGTAACAGAAAGCGCACTCCGCGATCTGTCCAATGTGCTGCTGAGCCTGCGCTCAACAGCCTGCCGTCCATCGTGACGTGTTCCCCTAGGAAGATTTTCCACATCCCTTACGTTACCACGCTGTTGAGTGATTCTCCGCTTAGCTTCTGGAAGCCGGCGTACTTCATTCGGCGTGTGTCTACGTGATTCTGTGTTACGAGCATCCCGAAGAAAAGACGTGGGGCGAGTTTCGGACGGGAAAGTCCCCTGTGCGTGTCTCCTAATGTCGATGGCGCGCCCCGACAGCCCATCCAAACGGTGTCCTCTGATTCTAACGTCGAAGCTATTTGTGGTGAACGGTATGTGAGAATCTCGTCTCCTGTTGTCTAGGGAACCATCTTCCCTTTCGTTCGCGGCATGCTGCACGACTTCTCGAACTCTGTCAAAGCGCCGGGTGCTTCGGACGTTCACACGTTCATCTTTGTTGCCTGATATGCGTGACGCCGTGTCTCGATCTGTTCTTCGAAGACTGACCGGGTTGTCCCGTTGGATTCCAGCATCTCGAGCTTCAATGCGTGCGAGACGAGCTTCCCGTACGGGTTTTGAAGACCGATCTAATTCCCTGTTCCTTATCCCTGACCTCGTTTGAAGAAGCCGGATATTACCGTGGCCGTCGTGATTTCGGATTTGAGAAACTCTTCGAGAGTCCACGTCAACGGGTGGTACGGAAGTGGCGGTTATGATTCTCCTGGAAACGTCCTGATACCTTTCGGCCTGCCTCACGCGAGCGTCCACTCCAAGCCTTGAAACTCCATCGTCTTCCCTGTTTCGGTATCTTCTAATATCATCACGACGGTCAAGATCTCCGACACGTCGTTGAGGTCCACTGTTGGAAGATCTGGGTGTTTCTCTGGAGCGTACGTCTCTTTGAACGTTCCTGAACACTGTCTCTCGTTTATCGCGTGCCTGCGAACCACGGAGAGACAGACGCCGCGATGTAGCCGTGATTGACCTAACGGCTAGGAACGTCCTACGCTGGTTCCCTGAATGGTGATCTGCAACGTCAATGTCTACAATATACCGGCTTCTTCTGGGCTCAGCGATTGTTCTCTGGTAGTTGTGTCGTGATTCAGTATCCCATGTAGCTCTTCGGACGAGCTCCACTTCCTCCTCTCGGCTTCGACTATTCTGGAAGCTATGTCTGTTTTCAGCAGCGTTTGTTCCTCTTCGCTCATCAAGCTGAGCAATGACCCGTCGAGTCGCGATGTCTCTGTTGTCCCTTCCACTGAGCTCTCGATTGTGACTCGCTGCGCGTCGTACCTGCTCTGCGGCACCTTGTCTGTTGCTTGCACTAACTCTAGATTCGTCTCTTGTGGATCGTGCGGCTTTTGGTTGGTATTCTTCGTCGTTGAGGGGCATGGTTTTAGAATACCTAGCG
This portion of the Ornithodoros turicata isolate Travis chromosome 3, ASM3712646v1, whole genome shotgun sequence genome encodes:
- the LOC135389973 gene encoding uncharacterized protein LOC135389973 isoform X2, whose product is MVASAWYILVFIAIPCQAYLDDCVRLDRLWTGFSPTDHLQTNHYIKLRAAQNTTNPEACTGDRTTQSNIHLSPLNGRDTGFRRYVSPSKGKGVRLPEDNQNVRSEKTVQNYRSSRLDTRYKLDFNRQGRYTDARRVVASDTGRVVSTTTRYRMRSERQSEERLTRSVDYRRGGENSDRRSEKRMNLPAVREVRSVGLSTDERNRRQHYERDRDHVRNNRNTRYYQHEPEESKGVSDSSRSRTEGRTTDARGTGVTRTARDTEYRRVTERRAFSTESSNIIVRDASRTRTERLQARGHDNNKHTEVRTAGGHEEANAFNSASDGRHAEVTRMVVSRNARSISEEHASVERRQTTQRRDVTTDNRLIFAPSGFNLRRFTAAAPYRNAGGTTERNARLMRESRLAESRSHIAGQTTQRQDVRRTLAVGSFESHRGVDVTRFTLLPSRREERREVARYSKTMPLNDEEYQPKAARSTRDESRVSASNRQGAAEQVRRAASHNRELSGRDNRDIATRRVIAQLDERRGTNAAENRHSFQNSRSREEEVELVRRATWDTESRHNYQRTIAEPRRSRYIVDIDVADHHSGNQRRTFLAVRSITATSRRLSLRGSQARDKRETVFRNVQRDVRSRETPRSSNSGPQRRVGDLDRRDDIRRYRNREDDGVSRLGVDARVRQAERYQDVSRRIITATSVPPVDVDSRRVSQIRNHDGHGNIRLLQTRSGIRNRELDRSSKPVREARLARIEARDAGIQRDNPVSLRRTDRDTASRISGNKDERVNVRSTRRFDRVREVVQHAANEREDGSLDNRRRDSHIPFTTNSFDVRIRGHRLDGLSGRAIDIRRHAQGTFPSETRPTSFLRDARNTESRRHTPNEVRRLPEAKRRITQQRGNVRDVENLPRGTRHDGRQAVERRLSSTLDRSRSALSVTDAPIRKNIAAMAPMLAVDRSKGLEASRISDERKRFALYNMGEDDLSLWDLTDRRHRPYSMKENHDFPYAKQQATKYNLDWISGFYSSFTTESCMRTVVSVGAAAAILWSSMNPKATIV
- the LOC135389973 gene encoding uncharacterized protein LOC135389973 isoform X1, with translation MVASAWYILVFIAIPCQAYLDDCVRLDRLWTGFSPTDHLQTNHYIKLRAAQNTTNPEACTGDRTTQSNIHLSPLNGRDTGFRRYVSPSKGKGVRLPEDNQNVRSEKTVQNYRSSRLDTRYKLDFNRQGRYTDARRVVASDTGRVVSTTTRYRMRSERQSEERLTRSVDYRRGGENSDRRSEKRMNLPAVREVRSVGLSTDERNRRQHYERDRDHVRNNRNTRYYQHEPEESKGVSDSSRSRTEGRTTDARGTGVTRTARDTEYRRVTERRAFSTESSNIIVRDASRTRTERLQARGHDNNKHTEVRTAGGHEEANAFNSASDGRHAEVTRMVVSRNARSISEEHASVERRQTTQRRDVTTDNRLIFAPSGFNLRRFTAAAPYRNAGGTTERNARLMRESRLAESRSHIAGQTTQRQDVRRTLAVGSFESHRGVDVTRFTLLPSRREERREVARYSKTMPLNDEEYQPKAARSTRDESRVSASNRQGAAEQVRRAASHNRELSGRDNRDIATRRVIAQLDERRGTNAAENRHSFQNSRSREEEVELVRRATWDTESRHNYQRTIAEPRRSRYIVDIDVADHHSGNQRRTFLAVRSITATSRRLSLRGSQARDKRETVFRNVQRDVRSRETPRSSNSGPQRRVGDLDRRDDIRRYRNREDDGVSRLGVDARVRQAERYQDVSRRIITATSVPPVDVDSRRVSQIRNHDGHGNIRLLQTRSGIRNRELDRSSKPVREARLARIEARDAGIQRDNPVSLRRTDRDTASRISGNKDERVNVRSTRRFDRVREVVQHAANEREDGSLDNRRRDSHIPFTTNSFDVRIRGHRLDGLSGRAIDIRRHAQGTFPSETRPTSFLRDARNTESRRHTPNEVRRLPEAKRRITQQRGNVRDVENLPRGTRHDGRQAVERRLSSTLDRSRSALSVTDAPIRKNIAAMAPMLAVDRSKGLEASRISDERKRFALYNMGEDDLSLWDLTDRRHRPYSMKENHDFPYAKQQATKYNLDWISGFYSSFTTESCMRTVVSVGAAAAILWSSMNPKATIA